The Chthoniobacterales bacterium nucleotide sequence CTCGCTTACGGTCTCGATAAAAAGAAGGACGAGAAGATCGCGGTCTACGATCTGGGCGGCGGCACGTTCGATATTTCCGTGCTCGAAATCGGCGACGGCGTCTTCGAAGTGAAGGCGACCAACGGCGACACTCACCTTGGCGGTGACGACTGGGACAACATCCTGGTCGATTGGATCGTCGGCGAATTCAAGAAGGACAGCGGCATCGATCTTTCGAAGCAGCCGGACGCCATCCAGCGCATCAAGGAAGAAGCTGAGAAATCAAAGATCGCGCTCTCGTCTTCCCAGGAATACGAGATCAACCTGCCGTTCATCACGGCGGACGCGAGCGGGCCGAAGCACATCCAAAAGAAGCTCACCCGTTCGAAGCTCGAGCAGCTCACCGATTCACTCTTCCAGCGGACGGTTCCGCCGGTGAAGGCCTGTCTCGCTGACGCGAAGCTGGCCGAGAAAGACATCAACGAGCTGGTGCTCGTCGGTGGTATGACTCGTATGCCGAAAGTCATCGAGACCGCACGCACTTTGATTGGCAAGGAGCCGCATAAAGGCGTGAACCCGGATGAAGTCGTGGCGATTGGCGCCGCGATCCAGGGCGGTGTGCTCAAGGGCGACGTCAAAGACGTGCTGCTCCTCGACGTCACTCCGCTCACTCTCGCGATCGAGACGGCCGGTGGCGTTGCTACGCCGATGATTCCGCGGAACACGACGATCCCGACCCGGAAGTCGCAGATCTTTTCGACCTACAGCGACAACCAGCCGGGAGTCGAGATTAAGGTGTTGCAGGGCGAGCGTCCGCTCTCCCGCGATAACAAGAATTTGGGCACGTTCCACCTCGACGGCATCCCGCCGGCCCCGCGTGGCACCCCGCAGATCGAAGTCACGTTCGACATCGACGCGAACGGCATTCTCCACGTTTCCGCGAAAGACCTTGGCACCGGCAAGGAGCAGAAAATCTCCATCACCTGCAGCTCAGGCTTGAGCAAGGAAGAAGTCGAGAAGATGCAGCGCGACGCTGAAACCCACGCCGAGGAAGACAAGAAGGCGAAGGAAGCGATCGAGATCAAGAACAACGCCGACACTCTGGCTTACCAGAGCGAGAAGCAGCTCAAGGATCTCGGCGACAAGATTCCGGAAGACAAACGCAAGCAGGTCGAGGACGCGATCAAGGCCGTTCGGGAAGCGATCGAAAAGAACGACACCGACGCGATGAAACGGACCTACGACGACTTGCAGAACAAGTTCCAGGAAGTCAGCGCCGATCTTTACAAGCAGGCCGCGGCCAGTGCCGGACCAGCTCCGGGCGCCGAGGCTGGCCCCGATGCCGGCCCGCAAGCCCGTCCGCAGGACGAAGGTCCGCGGAAAGACCAGGGCGATGTCGTCGACGCCGAGTTCGAAGTCGTGGACGAAAACAAGAAGAAGTAACTTTAACAATTTGCCGAAAGCCGTTGGGAACAACTGACGGCTTTCGGCATTAACCAACCAAAGCAGACAGAAGAAGGAGTAACTAATAAAATGGCAATTAATGTAAGACCTCTCGGAGATCGCGTGCTTGTGCAGCCGATCGAGGAGAAAGAAACCAAAAAGGGCGGCATCATCATCCCCGATACCGCCAAGGAGAAGCCACAGGAGGGCAACGTCGTCGCTCTCGGCACCGGCAAAGTGGACGACAACGGCAAGAAGGTCGAGTTCACCGTGAAGAAGGGCGACAAAGTCCTCATCTCCAAATACGGCGGCACCGAGATCAAGGTGGACGGTGAGTCCTACCTGATCATGCGCGAGGACGACATCCTCGGCATCATTGGTTAATGAATCGGTCGGAAGTTAGGCTTCCAGCCTGACTCGGCCGACGGGCACCCTGCCTGTCGCTCCACGACCAACAACAAACTCTCAACTTAGAACTCTCAACTAACTATATGGCAGCTAAACAACTCCAATTTGACGAGAACGCGCGGCACGCGCTTCTCCGCGGCGTCGAGAAACTCTCGAAAGCCGTCAAGGCGACGCTCGGACCGAGCGGACGCAACGTTATCCTCGACAAGAAATTCGGCAGCCCGACGATCACCAAGGACGGTGTGACCGTGGCCAAGGAGATCGAGCTCGAAGATCCCTACGAAAACATGGGCGCCCAGCTCGTTCGCGAAGTCGCTTCCAAGACTTCGGACATCGCTGGTGACGGCACCACCACGGCGACCGTGCTCGCTGAGTCCATCTACAAGGAAGGTCTCCGCAACGTCACCGCCGGCGCGAACCCGACTTCATTGCAGCGCGGCATCAACAAGGCCGTCGAAGCAATCGTCGCCGAGCTCGGCAAAATCTCGAAGAAGGTCAGCGACCGGAACGAGATCGCGCAGGTCGCGACCGTTTCCGCCAACTGGGACAAGACGATCGGCGAGATCATTGCCGACGCGATGGACAAGGTCGGTAAGGACGGCACCATCACCGTAGAAGAAGCCAAGTCGATCGAAACCAGCCTCGACGTGGTCGAAGGCATGCAGTTCGACAAGGGCTATCTCTCTCCCTACTTCGTCACGAATGCCGAAGCGATGGAAGCCATCCTCGACAATCCTTACATCCTCATTCACGAGAAGAAAATCTCGAGCTTGAAGGACATGCTCCCGCTCCTCGAAAAGGTGGCGAAGGCTGGACGCCCGCTCCTGATCATCGCGGAAGACGTGGAAGGCGAAGCGCTCGCGACCCTGGTCGTGAACAAGCTCCGCGGCACGTTGCAAGTGGCGGCCGTGAAGGCCCCGGGCTTCGGCGATCGTCGCAAGGCGATGCTGGAAGACCTCGCGGTCCTGACCGGCGGTCAATGCATCACCGAAGACCTGGGCATCAAGCTCGAGAACGTCAAGCTTGACGACTTAGGCCGCGCCAAGCGGGTCACGATTGACAAGGAGAACACCACGGTTGTTGAAGGTGAAGGCAAGAACGCCGACATCCAGGGCCGGGTGAGCCAGATTCGCCGTCAGATCGAAGAGACCACTTCCGATTACGATCGGGAGAAGCTCCAGGAGCGTCTCGCCAAGCTGGCCGGCGGCGTGGCCGTCATCAATGTTGGCGCCGCGACGGAAACGGAAATGAAGGAGAAAAAGGCTCGCGTCGAAGACGCGTTGCACGCGACTCGCGCCGCGGTCGAGGAAGGCATCGTCCCTGGCGGCGGTGTTGCTTTGATCCGCGCTCAGAAGTCGATCGATAATCTGAAGGACCTCGAAGGCGACGAAAAAGTCGGCGTGGCGATCATCCGCCGCGCGATCGAGGAGCCGCTTCGCCAGCTCGCAGACAACGCGGGCCAGGAAGGCGCGCTCATCGTCCAGGAAGTCAAGGCCCGGAAGGGGAACGAAGGTTACAACGTCGCGACCGACAAGTATGAAGACCTGGTGAAAGCCGGCGTCGTCGATCCGACCAAGGTGACCCGGAGCGCGTTGCAGAACGCCGCTTCCATCTCCGGTCTCCTCCTGACCACCGAAGCCATCATCACGGAGATGCCTGAAAAGGAAAAGGGCGGCGGAATGCCTCCTGGCGGTGGAATGGGCCCCGGCATGGGCGGTATGGACTATTAAGTCGTCTCGGCCAAAACCCCGAATTCTTTCGGGGCTAAGCCGAACAGTCACCCGCTAACTAAAGCAATCAACAACAGCCGGGCTCGTAAAGGGCCCGGCTGTTTTGCTTTGCGGGTTGTTGATAGACGGCGGTGCACGGAATTGATAAGCTGCCGAGATGAGTCTCGCCGAAATCAAAACAGCTATTGAGCAGCTCTCGTTCGAGGAGCGCGCCGCGCTGGCCGCCTGGTTGCATGGTTGGAAGGACGACGAGTGGGACGAGCAGATGAAACGAGACATCGCAGGGGGCAAACTCGACGATGTCTTGCGTGAAGTGGAAGACGATATCGCCGCCGGGCGCCTCCGTGATATGCCGTGAAATCCAGAACGCACCGGCGGTTCTGGAACGAATTCAACCGTCTGCCGGCGCATGTTCAGTGTCTGGCCCGAGACAAGTTTCAAATCTGGCAGCGGGATCCGTTTCATCCTTCGATGCAGTTCAAGCCGTTGCGCGCGAACGTATGGTCGGTGCGCGTCGGCGACCATTATCGCGCCCTCGCTCGGCGTGAGGGCGAACTCGTGGTTTGGTTCTGGATTGGCACGGACGAGGAATACAATAACTTCGTGCGCCAACTGCGTTGACGGCAGCCGGGATCACAAATCCCGGCTACAACCAGGGATCCATCCCGGGGTTTGGTGAATCGCGGGACATGTTACTCCGGGGCTTCGCAGCGCTGTGCTCGGGTGCTGACTGCTGATCCAAGATGGCGAGGCCGGAGGGCCGAAAGGCGCGACGGAATGAAGCCCGGATTGCAGCTCCAGCGGAAATCCGGATAGCCGTTTTTCCAAAACGTAAACAGCCCCGCGAGGGACGGCGGAACGTGGATAATCGAAGCACGGGTGACCACGCGACCATTCTCCGCCACTCCTGCCGGAGTTCGGACCTTGGCGTCCGGTGCCTTGACCGTAATTTCCGGCAATATTAATGTCGCGGCATGGACGTTTCCCTCATGCAAGAGCTGATTGGCAAGAACAAGCCGTTTCGCGTAGAGACGGCGTCGGGGCGAGTTTTCGAGGTTCCACATCGTGATTTCGTGAGCTTCTCGCCGCGCAAGACGTCGCTGATTATTTCGTTCGAAGAAGATGGAACGGAGCACTTCGCGATCGTGCCGCTTTTGACGGTTACGGCCGCGATGGCGGCAGCGTAACATTTTCCTGCCGGGGTGGGGAGCCCGGTGGCCGATCATTTCCCGGCGCTTCGCTTCGCTGCGCTCCGGGCCTTATTCCATCGTGCTCCGGCACTGACGTTCGCAGCCACAGATAATTTGTAAGCTCCTTGTTCCTGCTTTCTGATTCAATTCGAGCCCGGGCACGGCTCGGTTTCATGGAGGCGTCCGTAGTCGACGGTGAGACGGCCGCCTTCCCATTCGGAGTAAACGTCAACGAAACGTTCCCCGAAACGCACGTCTTCCGGAGCATAATCCTGAGCACTTTGCACGGATGCAGCCATGACCAGCTCAAGCGAAAGAGTCGATGCGACAAAGAAAGCATCTTCCTTCTCCAGACGTTCGGCTGTCACCCCGTAAAGAGGGCTTTTTTCGTCAATCGTGTGCCGGATGATCAAGGCAGCCGGAAAAGTAACCATGCGACTCGGATAAACCTCCAGGTCGTAGAAACGCCGGATGTCTTCCCCCTCAAGGACCCGCTCGTCGCGCGAATAAACGATCCGAAACTCCGCTTCGGCCATGCTGGTGTGGCGCAGATTAGCGACGCGAAACATCAGGCTGAGCCGGCCATCATGCGGAGCGATAAGAAGGCAGTTGCTGAAAACGATGCGGGCCGTGGGCCGGGCAAAGCGGACAAAAATAAGACCAGTGATGACCGCGAGCCAGATCATGCCGAGGAAGATTTCAATCGTGACAATAATGTGGCCGTAAACCGTGGTGGGATAGTTGTGGCCGTAACCGACGGTCGCCAGGGTTTCGACGCTGAAGAAAAAGGCCAGGGGGAATGAGCCGGGCTCCAGATCGGCGATGCAGCCCGGTTGCAACACGTAAAGGGCGGCGAAAAGAAGGTTGATGACGACGTAGCTGCCGCCGAGGAAAAGGGCGAACCGCGGCCAGCTCAGGGACAAGACCCAGTGATAGCTATCGCGCCAGCCGCCGACGGCGGCGTTGATTTTGAGGAACTCGGTGCGTCCGGCGCGGGTGGCGATGGGACGCTGAGGCCGGTGTTTCATTTCTCAATTCTCACCTGGAAGGCCGAGCTCGGCGAGACTTCACACCCGGCGTCGCTGAGCTTCGCCCTCCAGTTCGGCGAATCGTTCACGCTTTGCCGCCCAAGGTGACGTGATCGTCGAGATCGACCAGCTCGAACCAGGTCTTAACGTCTTCGCGCTCCTTCGAAAACTTGGCGACGTATTCGGTGAAATAATGGAGCGTCTCGACATCACCGCTCGGACCGCGCCGGGCCATGAAGCTGCTCCACGTGTCGATCTCCCATTCAGCGCGTTTGTGTTTCGCGTTCGCGCCGATCCACTCAAGGATCTCGCCATCGCCCTTGCCGGCGGCGAGCTGTTCCTTCAAGGCGCCAAAGTCCAGCCCGAGAAAATCCTTCAAATGCTGATCGACCGGCGCGTCGTACGTGTATTCGCCGTTGGTGCCGGCGATCGTGGCCCGGCCTTTATCGAGAAGGCGGGCCAGGGTGACGTAACCGCCGAGCCGGCAGTGCGGGCTGCGCGGCGGGCGCTGGGTGAGATCGGGCGCGGAGATTTTCGGTGAGTCGGACATGGCAGATTCGGGTTGGTTTTGGCCCGATTATGGGCCGGCTTCCCCGGAGAATAAAGATTTTGCTTCTGTTTCCCGGCCCTGTCTGACATACCCTCCCACTTTCAATGAAATACGACGTTTCCGCGTTGATGGCCGACGTGAAGGCCAAGAACCCGAGCGAGCCGGAGTTCCATCAGGCAGTCCAGGAAGTAGTCGAGTCGCTGGCTCTCGTGCTCGATCAGCACCCGGAGTATCGCAAAGCGAAAATCATCGAGCGGATCATCGAGCCGGAGCGGGTGATCATGTTCCGCGTTCCCTGGCAGGACGACAAGGGCGAGCTCCATGTAAACCGCGGATTCCGCATCCAGATGAACAGCGCGATCGGGCCCTACAAAGGCGGGCTGCGCTTTCATGCCTCGGTCAACCTCGGCATTTTGAAGTTCCTCGCTTTTGAACAGGTCTTCAAAAACGCGCTCACGACTCTGCCGATGGGCGGCGGCAAGGGCGGCTCGGACTTCGACCCAAAGGGAAAGAGCGACAGCGAAGTGATGCGGTTCTGCCAGGCGTTCATGTGCGAATTGTTCCGGCATATTGGTCCGGACACCGACGTGCCCGCGGGCGACATCGGGGTCGGGGCGCGCGAGATCGGATTTCTGTTCGGCATGTACAAGCGGCTCCGGAATGAATTTACCGGCGTGATGACCGGCAAAGGCCTCACCTGGGGCGGCTCCGTCATTCGTCCGGAGGCGACCGGGTATGGAGCCGTCTATTTCGCCGCGGAGATGCTCAAGACGCGCAAGGAAGAGATGAAAGGCAAGGTTTGTCTCGTCTCCGGGAGCGGCAACGTCTCGCAGTACACCGTGGACAAATTGATCTCGTTAGGCGCAAAGGCGGTCACGCTCTCGGATTCGACGGGCTACATCTACGACGAGGCCGGGATCGACCGGGACAAGCTCGCCTTCGTCATGGACCTGAAGAACAACCGGCGCGGCCGTATCTCCGAATATGCCGACAAATACAAGGGCGCCGTTTACACGGCCACGGACGCGGCGGCCGACCACAACCCGATTTGGGACCACAAGGCCGACTGCGCCTTTCCCAGCGCGACCCAAAACGAGATCAATGGCAAGGATGCGGCCAATCTCCTTAGGAATGGAGTCTACGTCGTCTCCGAAGGCGCCAACATGCCAACTGATATTGAAGGGGTGAATCAGTTCCTCGGAGCCGGGATCCTTTTCGGTCCCGGGAAGGCCGCGAACGCGGGGGGTGTCGCCACCTCCGGCCTCGAGATGGCGCAAAACAGCATGCGCATTTCGTGGACGCGGGAAGAAGTCGACACGCGCCTCTTCAATATCATGCGAACCATCCACGAAGTTTGTTACCGCACGGCCGAGAAGTACGGCACTCCGGGCAACTACGTGAACGGCGCGAACATCGCCGGCTTCCTCAAGGTTGCGAACGCGATGATGGATCAGGGGTTGGTATAAGCGACAGCCTGACGCCGGTGGATCGAGAGCTCCGCGCTCGATCTTTCGCTAACATCGCGCGACGTAGCGCGCGATCCACCCTCTAATGAACAAGGGCTTTGGCGGCGGCTATCCTGCGACGATCGGGAAAGACGCGTTCGCATTGATCCAGAGTTTTTAGCGCTTCTTCCTTCTTCCCCTGGGACGTCTGCGCTTGAGCCAGCTTGTAGAAAGCCGTCCGCAAATAGGGCATCTCTTCGAGGGCACGTTTCAGGGCCAGCTCAGCGACGTCATAACGGCGGCGCTCGAGGTTCTGGGTCCCGATGGTGAGCTGCCGGTAGGGAGAATCCGGAGTCGGCTTCAACGGCTCCGGCGGCGCCTGGTCGGTCCGCACCAGCAACACCGAAACGAAATCGTCGAACAATACCTTCCACTTGCCGGACTCAACCAGACCCGCCATGGGCGCGCCCTGGGAGGTTCTCGGCCAGAGAATGTACTGGGCCTTCGAGCTTTCAATAATCTCCCTCCAACCCAGCTCGAATCTCTGGACGGTCAGGTATCGTCGAAACGTCTCCGAATCGTAAACGGTGTCCGCGCGGCCATCGATAAAGACCTTCATCTGCCCATTCGTTCTCAGGTGAAGGTAACCGCCCCAGTTGTAATAGGAGAAGACGTTCCCGGAGAGGTGATTAATCTGGATATAGTTGCAGGTCTCGACCGGGAAATCGTCCTCCGCAGTCAGATAATGAAAGGCATAAGGAGCGAGCGGGTAGGGATAGAGCCAAAACAAGCCTAGACCGGCGGCGAGAGCCGGGGCGATTAGACTCGGAATCCTTTTCATCACGGGAGCAAGCAGGACCGCCAGGGCGGGCCCGGTGATCAGGCTTTGGGAAAGGGCAAACAAAACGATAAAACGCCGGCTGGTGAGCGACATCGCCAGCGTGAGGAGCACCAGGCCCAGCGCCGCCCAGTTAAGGCCTTCTTTCCCGCGCCAGCGGCGAAACAAAAGGAACAGAGTGGCCATGGCGAAGATGGCGATCGCGTAACGGTAAAGGGGGGAATGAGTCCCCACGTCGACGAACGGAGGTCTCCACTCATCGAGCTGCTTGAAAGCCGAGGAGCGATCAAAAGCATACTTAAGCGGATATGCGAACGCCTTGAGCCCGCTCGGATTCAAAAGAGAGAGAAGAGCGGAAGAAACCCAGATCAGAGACGCCCGGATCCGATCAGGCTTCGGGCCGGAAACGATGGCCGGGGAAAGAAGAATCGCCAGGGCCATCAGGCCAAAGAAAAAGCCGCCGTGCAGATTTGCCCAGAGAAGGAAAAGCAGGGGCAAATACCAGGAAGGCGTCTTCTTTGGCAAAAGGAGGCAGAGGAGCAGGACGTAAAGAAGGTTGGTAACCAGATGCGGCCGAAGATCGAGAAAAGGTACCGCGACCGCTGCCCCCAGAAGGATGCTGAGATAGCTGGAGAGAGGTTCGCCGCTCAGTCGCCACACGACCCGAAACAGGAGCAGCAGGGTTGCGACTAAAAGGACCCATTTAACATAGGCAAGAGAATACTGGCCGAAGAGCTTTGCCACGGTTCCGAACAGCAAATCGGTAAGCCACTCATGCTGCAGCCACGGCTTCCCCGCCCGCGTGAAGGACCAAAGATCAACCAGGGGCAGCGACTTGTGCTCGAGAATCCAGCGCCCGATCGCCAGGTGAAACCACAAGTCGGACCCCCGCATCATGGTGAAGCCGAACGACAGGAACGAGGGAATGATGGCCAGGTACCAGACCGCTGGAGGAAAGCCGCTGCTCGCCGCTGGTTTGGCCTCGGCTTCCAAGGCAGTTGAGTCGCCGTTGTTCATTGCACCTTGCCTGACCGCAAACTTCCAGAGGTCCGGAACGTCTAGCCGTCGGCGGAACTAAAACGCAATGCCCGGTGCAGGCGCTTCGGCAGTTGAGGCAGATTCCGGCGTTCGATCAGGAAAGTGATCACGCCGGCCAGCTCCTTGTAGACGTAGTTTTTGTTCACGGCCCCTTGCAGGTATTGCTCGCCGCTGCTGCCGCCAGTTCCGATTCTTGTTCCAATCATCCGGCGCACCATTTGCAAATGCCGGTAGCGGAAATTCCCCAGCTGTTCGTCAATCTCGATCAAGCTATTGAGCAGCGCGAAGGGCAGCCGGAAAAGAGGTTCGTCGCGGTAGAGCATGATGAAGAGAGCCGCTCGCAGCGCCGCCGGCGAAAAATCGCCCGCGCCAGACTTGAAGAACGTCTCGTCGAACTTGCCGAGGAGGTCTGTCTTTTCATCGCGATCCGACAGGCTCGCGTCGTAAAGTTTTCGGTAGCTGCTCCAGAACTTTTCCCCGCCGGTCCCATCTCCTTCGCCGGCCTGGCCCTCCCATCCAATCCAGAAGGTCTCGCCGAAAAAGGGCATCCGGACCAGCCACTGCTCGACCAGCTTCAGGAGCGAGGTTGTCTTCTCCGCGTCGGTAATGACCGCGAGATCAGCCTCCGAGAAACCGCCCACCTCGGTATGCTTGTAATATTCGGGCCGGAAACGGTTCTCCATCCGCAAGCCCAGGGTGGCCTCGATCTGACGGAACTGCGTGCTTTGGAATCCAGAGGCGCCCTCGAGGCTGGAGCGGAAGTCGAGGAAATCGAGCGGCGTCATGGTTTCCAGGACGTCCACCTGATGATTTAGGACCTTCCAAATTTCCACGATCCGTTTCAGGCGATGAACCACCACGGTCATGTCCGGGCTATCGTCGTCGGCGGAAGGTTGCTGCAACACTTCGCAACAGGCATTCAGCTCGTGGAGGATTTGTTTGAACCAAAGCTCGTAGGTTTGGTGGACGATGATGAAAAGCATTTCATCGTGCGCGTGAAGTTTGCCTTCCACGAAGCTGACCGGCTCCTGCAAGCCCAGCAGTCGGTCCACGGCGAGATAACTCCCGTAGTAGGCGGGCTCCGAACCGCTTTTGAATGGGCACTCCATCGCCGAAGTGTCGCGCATCGCCTCAGTCAAAGTCAATGGCCCGGGGACCAGGGTAGTGTCCTAATTTGAAATCGCTGGCGCTCATTTGCTCTTGCCTTCTAGTAATTCCAGCCTCGCCTCAAGCGGTCGCGTCGCCTTGAATACGCAAATGCAGATTACCCTAGAAGTGCTGTTTTCTCCGAGGCTCAAGGCCCTGCTTGAAGAAGATAAGCCGAATGGAGTTGAGCTTACCATTTTACCCGTCCGTATGCAGCGTGATTTCGATTTCACGCCGGTTGCCACCGTCGTAGTGGGTTTCGCGTCGAATGTAGCTGCGGGTCTTTTTGTTCACTGGCTTCTTAAGAAAATTCCAGAGAAGGCCCGAAAGAAAATAACCATACGTAATCGAGAAACCGTATGGGATGAGGGCGAGCTTACCCGCATTATTGAAGAGGAAATACAGATAGAGATTGACGGCGATTCCAGCGACGAAAAGAAGCCCCCACACGATTAGCCTTCTGGTTGTCACTTCTTGTTCTCCGAAACGAGCCAAGCCCGAACAGCCGCGATAGGCGAATCAACGGGCGGATTGCCTAAAACGGCGACGTATTCCGTTTCCGTCTTGCCCTCAACCGCCCATCCGTAGGCGCGCTCTGGCGGTGGGCTGGCGACGCTGAAAACCTCAACCGTTCCGTTCCATACGGTTTCCCCGCGAAACGTCTCTACGACCGGCACGGATTCAAGATGCTCAACCGCGCTGCCCGTTGCGCGCTCTACGGCAAGCTGTGCGCTCACAAAGCGGACTCCATTAGTTCCGGCACCGTCCAAATATGATCGGTCACGCCACCGGCCATTGCGGGCGTCATGCGGAGCGTCTTATGGACGCGAACGAAGTTGTAATATCCGAAATGGAGCGAGACGGCAGCGCGGAAGTTCTCGCGCTTCTTGCTGAATCCGTTCGTCAAACGAGTCAGACGGCGCATGTGCATCCGCATCGTCAAATTCTGCCGCTCAACGTAGCTGGTCGAAATCAGGCTTTCGTCTGGATTACCCGCAACGATTACCTTGCGAGCATCAATCAACTTAGCGGGGCTGTATCGGCGCTGTTCTGAGATTTCAACGGCACCGTATATTTTAACCAATTGGCCGTAGTCGGCATTCGCGCCAAACCCCCGCTCAACTGCGTCCGCATATGCGGCCATCGCATCGCTAGAAATCTGCGGGCGAGCATTCAACCGCGACGCCAAATCCTCAACAAACGTGTCGGCATGGTAGCCGTCGCGCTGCCCGACCAGATAGGCAGGAACCATGCGGGATTCCACGTCGATTGCCACGAATGTCCACACATCGCCAAAGCCCTTGGCGCGATCTTCGGGCGTCGCGTGCCTCTGCTTCATTCCGACGAATCCCCAAATTTCGTCCATCTGGATTAGGCGGCATTCCAGATTCCGCATCCGCGAATCCATGATCGCAGCGCAGCCGTTTCCGATGCGAACGCCAAGACGCATGATTGTGTCGCGGTGAATGCCCGTCATGCGCTCGATTGAGCGGATGCTGTTCCCCTCGGCAAGTGCGCTGATTACTGCTGTCTGCTTTTCGGTTGAGAGATTGTTTGCCATATCCAGTCCTTATTTTTAACTGGACTTATTGTGCCACATCAATTAGCTTTGTAAAGACTTTTTTGTGGCACATAAAAGAAAAATATTAGGCAGGCCGAAGCTCCCGAAAGGCGAGGCAAAATCCGAGATGGTGCGCGCTCGCGTTACGCCTTCTGAATTAAGGGCGATTGCGAAAGCCGCCAATGGCGACGGCATTTCGGAGTGGGCGCGGGCGGCCATGCTATCGGCGCTGCCTCGTTAAAGGAAGTGGAGGATAGCGGCCTTGATCATTTCCTCCTGCAACTCCGTTCCCTTCGCGACCTTATCAGTTCCGCCCAGATCGTAGTAATGTTCGATCACTTTGTTCGTCCATCTATCAATCATTTCCTCGGGAATACCCTCTTTGATTTTCGGCAGCGCGCCCGCGATTGATACGGCAGTCGGTTTCGCAGTCCCGGCCATCTCGCAAGCGACAAGCATGGTCACATAGTAACGAACGTCCACTCTCACATCTCTTGAAATTTCCAACTGACTGATCCGATTACTCACCTGTCTGTCCAACAGCACGCAGGCCGTAAAAAACTCAGTGCCAAATGACTCGTTAAAAATATTTCCATACCGCTCATCATCGTTGAGCAACGTCCCGGGGCGCGCTCTGGCGTCGGCTGGCAATTGCAACAAAGCCGCGATCACCGCCTGCCCGACCGACGTT carries:
- a CDS encoding IS1 family transposase, whose product is MDEIWGFVGMKQRHATPEDRAKGFGDVWTFVAIDVESRMVPAYLVGQRDGYHADTFVEDLASRLNARPQISSDAMAAYADAVERGFGANADYGQLVKIYGAVEISEQRRYSPAKLIDARKVIVAGNPDESLISTSYVERQNLTMRMHMRRLTRLTNGFSKKRENFRAAVSLHFGYYNFVRVHKTLRMTPAMAGGVTDHIWTVPELMESAL
- a CDS encoding tetratricopeptide repeat protein, which produces MNNGDSTALEAEAKPAASSGFPPAVWYLAIIPSFLSFGFTMMRGSDLWFHLAIGRWILEHKSLPLVDLWSFTRAGKPWLQHEWLTDLLFGTVAKLFGQYSLAYVKWVLLVATLLLLFRVVWRLSGEPLSSYLSILLGAAVAVPFLDLRPHLVTNLLYVLLLCLLLPKKTPSWYLPLLFLLWANLHGGFFFGLMALAILLSPAIVSGPKPDRIRASLIWVSSALLSLLNPSGLKAFAYPLKYAFDRSSAFKQLDEWRPPFVDVGTHSPLYRYAIAIFAMATLFLLFRRWRGKEGLNWAALGLVLLTLAMSLTSRRFIVLFALSQSLITGPALAVLLAPVMKRIPSLIAPALAAGLGLFWLYPYPLAPYAFHYLTAEDDFPVETCNYIQINHLSGNVFSYYNWGGYLHLRTNGQMKVFIDGRADTVYDSETFRRYLTVQRFELGWREIIESSKAQYILWPRTSQGAPMAGLVESGKWKVLFDDFVSVLLVRTDQAPPEPLKPTPDSPYRQLTIGTQNLERRRYDVAELALKRALEEMPYLRTAFYKLAQAQTSQGKKEEALKTLDQCERVFPDRRRIAAAKALVH
- a CDS encoding tryptophan 2,3-dioxygenase family protein; translation: MRDTSAMECPFKSGSEPAYYGSYLAVDRLLGLQEPVSFVEGKLHAHDEMLFIIVHQTYELWFKQILHELNACCEVLQQPSADDDSPDMTVVVHRLKRIVEIWKVLNHQVDVLETMTPLDFLDFRSSLEGASGFQSTQFRQIEATLGLRMENRFRPEYYKHTEVGGFSEADLAVITDAEKTTSLLKLVEQWLVRMPFFGETFWIGWEGQAGEGDGTGGEKFWSSYRKLYDASLSDRDEKTDLLGKFDETFFKSGAGDFSPAALRAALFIMLYRDEPLFRLPFALLNSLIEIDEQLGNFRYRHLQMVRRMIGTRIGTGGSSGEQYLQGAVNKNYVYKELAGVITFLIERRNLPQLPKRLHRALRFSSADG